In Microbacterium sp. zg-Y818, the genomic window CTCGACATCGGCGGCGGCGCCTCGGCGACGGTCATGGCCGCGGGCCTGGACGTCATCCTCGGCGACGAGCAGGTCAAGAGCGTCTTCGTCAACGTCTTCGGCGGCATCACGTCGTGCGTCGCGGTGGCCGAGGGCATCGTCAAGGCCCTGGAGATCCTGGGCGACACCGCCACCAAGCCCCTCGTGGTGCGTCTGGACGGCAACCAGGTCGAGGAGGGACGCGCGATCCTCGCGGCCGCGAAGAACCCCCTCGTCACCCTGGCCGCCAGCATGGACGAGGGCGCCGACAAGGCCGCCGAGCTCGCGAACGCCTGACCCCCGGACGAAGAAGGACTACGCAATGTCGATCTATCTCAACAAAGACTCCAAGGTCATCGTCCAGGGCATCACCGGCGGAGAGGGCACCAAGCACACCGCGCTGATGCTCAAGGCCGGTACGGACATCGTCGGCGGCGTCAACGCCCGCAAGGCCGGCACGACCGTCTCGCACACCGACAAGGACGGCAACGCCGTCGAGCTGCCCGTCTTCGCCTCCGTCGCCGAGGCGATGGAGAAGACGGGCGCCGACGTCTCGATCGCCTTCGTGCCGCCGGCGTTCACCAAGGACGCCATGATCGAGGCCATCGACGCCGGCATCGGCCTGCTCGTGGTGATCACCGAGGGCGTGCCCGTGGGCGACACCGCCGAGGCGTGGGCGTACGCCGAGAGCAAGGGCAACGCCACGCGCATCATCGGCCCGAACTGCCCCGGCATCATCACGCCGGGTGAGTCGCTGGTGGGCATCACGCCCGCCAACATCACCGGCAAGGGCCCGATCGGCCTGGTGTCGAAGTCGGGCACCTTGACCTACCAGATGATGTTCGAGCTGCGCGACCTGGGCTTCTCCACCGCCATCGGCATCGGCGGCGACCCGGTCATCGGCACGACGCACATCGACGCCCTCGCGGCGTTCGAGGCCGACCCCGAGACCAAGGCGATCGTCATGATCGGTGAGATCGGCGGCGACGCCGAAGAGCGCGCGGCCGAGTACATCAAGGCCAACGTCACCAAGCCCGTCGTCGGCTACGTCGCGGGCTTCACCGCTCCCGAGGGCAAGACGATGGGCCACGCCGGCGCCATCGTCTCGGGCTCGGCGGGCACCGCGCAGGCCAAGAAGGAGGCCCTCGAGGCCGCCGGTGTCAAGGTCGGCAAGACGCCGTCCGAGACCGCCGCGCTGATGCGCGAGATCATCGCCGCGCTGTAACGCCGGATTCACACGACGAAGGGTGGATGCCACACGGCATCCACCCTTCGTCGTTTCGTCGCGTGGGTCGCGGCATGGGCGCAGCAGTGCCGATCGGGCGTGAGGCGGGCTAGCGTGGAGCCATGGCGATCACAGGCGACTACCTGCCCAGCACTTCCGAATGGGCTCGCACCCAGGCCGAGAAGTACGAGGCCTCGGACGGCCGCGAGGCGAACACCCTGCGGGGCGTGCCCATCATCGTGCTCACCACGGTCGGGGCCAAGAGCGGGGGCGTGCGCAAGACCGCGCTGATGCGGGTCGAGCACGACGGTCGGTACGCGGTGGTGGCATCCAAGGGCGGCGCCCCGGAACCGCCCGCCTGGTACTGGAACCTGCGGAAGAACCCGCGCGTGATGCTGCAGGACGGCGCGGACCGCCGCGAGTACCTCGCGCGGGAGCTCGATGGCGACGAGTACGCCCAGTGGTGGGAGCGCGCGACGGCCGTGTGGCCCGACTACGACGACTATCAGGCCAAGACCGACCGCCGCATCGCGGTCTTCGTGCTGGAGCCGGTCGAGGACTGAGCCGCGCGGCGCGCCGGCTCAGTCCTCGATCCCGGTCAGGCCAGCAGCATCTCGATCGGGCCGCGGGCGAAGTAGACCACGAAGCCCAGGGCGACCACCCACAGCAGCCAGTGCACCTTGCGCGCCCGGCCCGACAGGGCGTTGATGACGACCCAGCTGACGAAGCCGGCGCCGATGCCGTTGGCGATCGAGTACGTCAGCGGCATGACCGTCGCCGTGAGGAACACCGGCAGCAGCACGTTGAAGTCCGTGAAGTCGATGTTCTTGATCTGGGCGAGCATCATCGCGCCGACGAGCACGAGGGCCGCCGCGGCGATGAAGCCGGGGACGAGGCCGGTGACGGGCGTCACGAACATCGCCAGCAGGAACAGCACGCCGGTGACGACGTTCGCCAGGCCGGTGCGGGCGCCCTCGCCGATGCCGGAGCCCGACTCGACGAAGACGGTGGCGGACGACGACGAGGTCGCGCCACCCACGACGGCGCCGACGCCCTCGACGACCAGCGCCGACTTGATGCGGGGGAAGTCGCCCTTCTCGTCGGCGAGGTCGGCCTCCTTCGCCAGGCCCGTCATGGTGCCCATGGCGTCGAAGAAGTTGGTGAACAGGAGCGTGAACACGAACATCAGCAGCGTCACGAAGCCGACCTTGGCGAAGTCGAAGGTGAAGTCCACCGCGCCGACGAGGCTGAGATCGGGCAGTGCGAACACGCCGCCTGCGAGGCCGAAGTCGGCGAGGGGCGTGAAGATGTTGGCGATTGCGGCGAGGATCGTGCCGGCGACGAGGGCGATGAGGATGGCGCCCTTGACCTTCAGCGCGATCAGGATGCCGCCGATGAGCAGCGTCACCACGAACAGCAGCGTGTCGATCGACGCGATCGAGCCGGCGGTGCCGAGCTCGAGGGGCGTCCCGCCGCCGGTGCGCACGAAGCCGGCGTTCACGAAGCCGATGAACGCGATGAACAGGCCGATGCCGACCGTGATCGCGAGCTTGAGCTGCACGGGGACGGCGTCGAAGATCATCTTGCGCAGGCCGGTCGCGGCCAGCAGCACGATGATGAGGCCGTTGATGATGGTGAGGGCCATCGCCTCACCCCACGTCACCTGGCCGACGACAGAGAAGGCCAGGAAGGCATTCAGGCCCAGGCCCGCGGCGAACGCGAACGGCAGACGGGTGACGATGCCGAAGAGGATCGTCATGAACCCGGCGGTGAGCGCGGTGCTCGCCGCGACTGCGGCGGGCGCGAGGATCGTGCCGTCGACGTCGGCGGTGGACAGGATGATCGGGTTCAGGATCACGATGTAGGCCATCGTCACGAACGTGACGAGACCGCCGCGCACCTCGGTGCCGACCGTGGAACCACGTTCGGTGATCGAGAAGAAGCGGTCGAGTGCGCCCGTTGCGGGGGCAGGCGTGGAGGCGGGCGGCTTCGCGCCCGATCGGGTGGAGGTCATACGCCAAATGTATTGCGATTCGCTGTGAGAGCTGACACGCGTGACGCGCCCGCCGCCCGCACGGGACGCACGCCCGCCGCAGGTAGGGTCGACAGCGCATGAATCGCCTTCTCGTCGCCCTCCTCGCCGCCTTCGACGCCGTTCTGGCCGTCGCTGTGGGGCTCGTTGCCGCGCTCGCGCCCCTCACGCTGCTGTGGATCTTCGGTTTCGGAGCCGATGCCCCGTGGGTGGGCCTCTGGCCGGCCGCGGGGCGCATCTGGCAGCTCGGGCATCTCGTGCCACTCGCGGTGAGCCTGCCCGAGGAGTTCACGGTTCCCCTGGGGATCGACGCGGCCGCGGCGTCGTTCACCGTCTCACTGGCACCGCTCGCGCTGACGGTCTTCACCGCCGTCTTCGCCTTCCGCTCGGGTGCCCGCGCCGCCGCCGCCGGAGCCTGGGTCGTGGGCGTGCTCACCGGTGCCGTCGTCGTGGTGGCGGCAGCGGCGGCGGTGCTCGCCACGACCGCCAACGACATCGC contains:
- a CDS encoding NCS2 family permease, with translation MTSTRSGAKPPASTPAPATGALDRFFSITERGSTVGTEVRGGLVTFVTMAYIVILNPIILSTADVDGTILAPAAVAASTALTAGFMTILFGIVTRLPFAFAAGLGLNAFLAFSVVGQVTWGEAMALTIINGLIIVLLAATGLRKMIFDAVPVQLKLAITVGIGLFIAFIGFVNAGFVRTGGGTPLELGTAGSIASIDTLLFVVTLLIGGILIALKVKGAILIALVAGTILAAIANIFTPLADFGLAGGVFALPDLSLVGAVDFTFDFAKVGFVTLLMFVFTLLFTNFFDAMGTMTGLAKEADLADEKGDFPRIKSALVVEGVGAVVGGATSSSSATVFVESGSGIGEGARTGLANVVTGVLFLLAMFVTPVTGLVPGFIAAAALVLVGAMMLAQIKNIDFTDFNVLLPVFLTATVMPLTYSIANGIGAGFVSWVVINALSGRARKVHWLLWVVALGFVVYFARGPIEMLLA
- a CDS encoding nitroreductase family deazaflavin-dependent oxidoreductase; its protein translation is MAITGDYLPSTSEWARTQAEKYEASDGREANTLRGVPIIVLTTVGAKSGGVRKTALMRVEHDGRYAVVASKGGAPEPPAWYWNLRKNPRVMLQDGADRREYLARELDGDEYAQWWERATAVWPDYDDYQAKTDRRIAVFVLEPVED
- the sucD gene encoding succinate--CoA ligase subunit alpha — protein: MSIYLNKDSKVIVQGITGGEGTKHTALMLKAGTDIVGGVNARKAGTTVSHTDKDGNAVELPVFASVAEAMEKTGADVSIAFVPPAFTKDAMIEAIDAGIGLLVVITEGVPVGDTAEAWAYAESKGNATRIIGPNCPGIITPGESLVGITPANITGKGPIGLVSKSGTLTYQMMFELRDLGFSTAIGIGGDPVIGTTHIDALAAFEADPETKAIVMIGEIGGDAEERAAEYIKANVTKPVVGYVAGFTAPEGKTMGHAGAIVSGSAGTAQAKKEALEAAGVKVGKTPSETAALMREIIAAL